One genomic region from Pseudoduganella dura encodes:
- a CDS encoding alpha/beta hydrolase family esterase, translated as MKILVSLLVLASTALPASAQVKSLLHKEEKRRYLVYTPPAYAAQPHKAFPVVFNFHGGGMTMAEQMLYTQMNRAADRHGFIVVYPAGIKQDWNVGFGMPYLEGTDDIGFTAALLDRLRQDYRVDSARVYATGLSRGGFFALRIAAELPHAFAAVASVGAPMPEPVVRHHAKPGNIGVLLLHGTADQVVAYGGKPAGYLSAEETYSYWLKRNGGAAGASRVIDSDTGDGTQVAWIEGGNGQQSVALATIREGGHTWPGADPFNVGLPIGKTTRDIDANDVIWQFFDRHRR; from the coding sequence ATGAAAATCCTCGTCAGCCTCCTCGTTCTCGCCAGTACCGCCTTGCCGGCGTCCGCGCAGGTGAAGTCACTCTTGCACAAGGAGGAAAAGCGCCGCTACCTCGTCTACACCCCGCCGGCCTATGCCGCCCAGCCCCACAAGGCCTTCCCAGTCGTGTTCAACTTCCATGGTGGCGGCATGACCATGGCAGAACAGATGCTGTACACGCAGATGAACCGCGCGGCGGACCGCCACGGCTTCATCGTCGTCTACCCGGCGGGCATCAAGCAGGACTGGAACGTCGGCTTCGGCATGCCGTACCTGGAAGGCACCGACGATATCGGCTTCACCGCGGCGCTGCTGGACAGGCTCCGGCAGGATTACCGCGTCGACAGCGCGCGCGTGTATGCCACCGGCCTGTCGCGCGGCGGCTTTTTCGCGCTGCGCATCGCTGCCGAGTTGCCGCATGCGTTCGCCGCCGTGGCATCGGTGGGCGCGCCGATGCCCGAACCCGTGGTACGGCACCATGCGAAACCCGGCAACATCGGCGTGCTCCTGCTGCACGGCACGGCGGACCAGGTGGTGGCCTACGGCGGCAAGCCGGCCGGGTACCTGTCCGCCGAGGAGACCTACAGCTATTGGCTGAAACGGAACGGCGGGGCGGCCGGAGCAAGCCGCGTCATCGACAGCGACACCGGCGACGGCACGCAGGTGGCCTGGATCGAGGGCGGCAATGGACAGCAGAGCGTGGCATTGGCGACGATCAGGGAAGGCGGCCACACATGGCCCGGCGCCGATCCGTTCAACGTGGGCCTGCCGATCGGGAAAACGACGCGCGATATCGATGCCAATGACGTGATCTGGCAGTTCTTCGACAGGCACCGCCGCTAG
- a CDS encoding outer membrane beta-barrel protein, translated as MKPHCLACAAAIFFAGSVQAQVVEGAPDTYATSKRSSMQESFDKAYRPYPRAYGGNQASSLNDQAFQGLFKTDPRLLGGYELFPHVAIEAGYVHLYDRGFHRIDPGRENMSGALGSSSFSSHLAARYTVPLTDRLDLYGKVGIAYSALKGEDAKKAPENQAQLMQARAGKPSGVHARDQSDTGRYLGAGAQYRVDGTTTVDAQYGRHGDAAKTWGNSANSDSVRANLKMGF; from the coding sequence ATGAAACCACATTGTCTGGCCTGTGCGGCAGCGATCTTTTTTGCCGGTTCGGTGCAAGCCCAGGTCGTGGAGGGAGCACCGGATACTTACGCCACTTCGAAGCGGTCGTCCATGCAGGAATCGTTCGACAAGGCTTACCGGCCCTATCCGCGCGCATATGGAGGGAACCAGGCGTCCAGCCTCAACGACCAGGCCTTCCAGGGGCTTTTCAAGACCGACCCGCGGCTGCTCGGCGGCTATGAACTGTTTCCGCACGTGGCCATCGAAGCCGGTTACGTCCACCTGTATGACCGTGGTTTCCACCGCATCGATCCTGGCCGGGAAAACATGTCCGGCGCGCTCGGTTCCAGCAGCTTCAGCAGCCATCTCGCCGCCAGGTACACGGTCCCGCTGACCGACAGGCTCGATCTCTACGGCAAGGTGGGCATCGCCTACAGTGCGTTGAAAGGAGAGGATGCGAAGAAGGCGCCGGAAAACCAGGCGCAACTGATGCAAGCCCGTGCCGGCAAGCCGTCCGGCGTGCACGCCAGGGACCAATCCGATACCGGCCGCTACCTTGGCGCGGGGGCGCAATACAGGGTCGACGGCACAACCACGGTCGATGCCCAATATGGCCGCCATGGCGATGCCGCCAAGACATGGGGAAATTCCGCCAACTCCGACAGCGTGAGAGCCAACCTGAAAATGGGCTTCTGA
- a CDS encoding LysR family transcriptional regulator, with the protein MSKIPDFEGLALFAKVAEERSFAGAARALGVSVATVSRAVARLEERLGARLLNRTSRQLALTEFGASLAERAGEVFRLAEEAEGAAREQSAQPRGLVRLAVPMSFGLRWVAPLLPEFFRRYPEVQIDLHLSDATVDIVGDGFDAALRIAVLPDSSLVARKLAPVARLVVAAPAYLERHGTPAHPAELHAHACLGYAYRARSDTWRFTSAAGEETSVRPHGPLRVTNADALLPTVLAGLAICDLPEFIAADYVRDGRLVPILADWSMPLGGLYFVTPSARARPAKIEVLGAFFAEHLSRPAWRL; encoded by the coding sequence ATGTCGAAGATTCCCGATTTCGAAGGCCTGGCGCTGTTCGCCAAGGTGGCCGAGGAACGCTCGTTTGCCGGTGCCGCGCGCGCGCTCGGCGTGTCGGTGGCAACGGTGTCGCGCGCCGTGGCGCGGCTGGAAGAGCGACTCGGCGCGCGGTTGCTGAACCGCACGTCGCGCCAGCTGGCGCTGACCGAATTCGGCGCATCGCTGGCCGAACGTGCCGGCGAGGTGTTCCGGCTGGCGGAAGAGGCGGAAGGCGCGGCGCGCGAACAATCGGCGCAGCCGCGCGGGCTGGTGCGGCTGGCGGTGCCGATGTCGTTCGGCCTGCGCTGGGTGGCGCCGCTGCTGCCGGAATTCTTCCGGCGGTATCCGGAAGTGCAGATCGACCTGCATCTTTCCGATGCCACGGTGGACATCGTCGGCGATGGCTTCGATGCCGCGCTGCGCATCGCCGTGCTGCCCGATTCGTCGCTGGTGGCGCGCAAGCTGGCGCCGGTGGCACGGCTGGTCGTCGCCGCGCCGGCCTACCTCGAACGGCATGGCACGCCCGCCCATCCTGCCGAGCTGCATGCGCATGCCTGCCTGGGTTACGCATACCGCGCCCGCAGCGACACCTGGCGGTTCACCAGCGCCGCCGGCGAAGAGACGAGCGTACGTCCCCACGGACCGCTGCGGGTGACGAACGCCGATGCGCTGCTCCCCACCGTGCTCGCCGGCCTGGCCATTTGCGACCTGCCTGAATTCATCGCGGCCGACTACGTACGGGATGGCCGCCTGGTGCCGATTCTCGCGGACTGGTCGATGCCGTTGGGCGGGCTGTATTTCGTCACGCCGTCGGCGCGGGCGCGGCCCGCCAAGATCGAGGTGCTGGGCGCGTTTTTTGCCGAGCACCTGTCGCGGCCGGCATGGCGCTTGTGA
- a CDS encoding DinB family protein, whose amino-acid sequence MPTREDIVLLAAYNAGMNRKLYAAAARLPAEALARDRGAFFGSLLGTMNHLVAGDTIWLTRFALHPAAFPALDALRGQPAPASLTQSFGNDLRTLQGHREQLDGIITALAAQLQSADLEAPLVYRNSKGIAHRKHFGSLLLHFFNHQTHHRGQASTLLTQAGIDVGVTDLLEIVPDLG is encoded by the coding sequence ATGCCGACCCGCGAAGATATCGTCCTGCTTGCCGCCTACAACGCGGGCATGAACCGCAAGCTGTATGCCGCCGCCGCCCGGCTGCCGGCCGAAGCGCTGGCACGGGATCGCGGCGCGTTCTTCGGCTCCCTGCTGGGCACGATGAACCACCTGGTGGCCGGCGACACGATCTGGCTGACGCGCTTTGCACTTCACCCGGCCGCCTTCCCCGCGCTCGATGCGTTGCGTGGACAACCGGCGCCGGCGTCGCTGACACAGAGCTTCGGCAACGACCTGCGGACGCTGCAAGGCCACCGCGAGCAGCTGGACGGCATCATCACCGCGCTGGCGGCCCAGCTGCAAAGCGCCGACCTGGAAGCGCCACTGGTCTACCGCAACAGCAAAGGCATCGCGCACCGCAAGCACTTCGGCAGCCTGCTGCTGCACTTCTTCAACCACCAGACCCATCACCGTGGCCAGGCCAGCACGCTGCTGACACAGGCCGGCATCGATGTCGGCGTCACGGATCTGCTGGAAATCGTGCCGGACCTGGGATGA
- a CDS encoding SDR family oxidoreductase: MNSTATTAATTTAKLQGKIAVVTGGTSGIGLATAKRFAAEGAQVIVTGRRQAELDAAVDAIGHGATGQRVDSSKLADLDAFYERIGAAHGRIDVLFTNAGGGDMLPLGQITEQQYDDTFDRNVKGVLFTVQKALPLLSQGASVILTGSTAANMGTAAFSVYAASKAAVRSFARNWILDTKERGIRINTVVPGPIRTPGLVELAGTDAQAQQGLLDYLATQIPLGRVGEPDEVAKAVTFLASDDASFVNGTELYVDGGQAQV, encoded by the coding sequence ATGAATTCCACTGCCACCACCGCTGCTACCACCACTGCAAAACTGCAAGGCAAGATCGCTGTCGTTACCGGCGGCACCTCGGGCATCGGCCTGGCCACCGCGAAACGTTTCGCCGCCGAAGGCGCGCAGGTGATCGTCACCGGCCGCCGCCAGGCCGAACTCGATGCCGCCGTCGACGCGATCGGCCATGGCGCCACCGGGCAGCGCGTGGATTCGTCGAAGCTGGCCGACCTGGATGCCTTCTACGAACGCATCGGCGCCGCCCACGGCCGCATCGACGTGCTGTTCACGAACGCGGGTGGCGGCGACATGCTGCCGCTGGGCCAGATCACCGAGCAGCAATACGACGACACGTTCGACCGCAACGTGAAAGGCGTGCTGTTCACCGTGCAGAAGGCGCTGCCGCTGCTGTCGCAAGGCGCGTCGGTGATCCTCACGGGTTCCACGGCCGCCAACATGGGTACCGCGGCATTCTCCGTCTACGCCGCCTCCAAGGCCGCCGTGCGTTCGTTCGCCCGCAACTGGATCCTCGATACGAAGGAGCGCGGCATCCGCATCAACACCGTCGTGCCGGGCCCGATCCGCACGCCGGGCCTGGTCGAGCTGGCCGGCACCGATGCGCAGGCGCAGCAAGGCCTGCTGGACTATCTTGCCACGCAGATCCCGCTGGGCCGCGTGGGCGAGCCGGATGAAGTGGCGAAAGCGGTGACGTTCCTCGCCTCGGACGATGCCAGCTTCGTCAACGGCACCGAACTGTACGTGGACGGCGGCCAGGCCCAGGTCTGA
- a CDS encoding nuclear transport factor 2 family protein, with product MKTAPQLLNDYLASIQDPQAAGALFADDGVLELPYLKSARAQGPEAIAAFIGGLLKNVPDFRFHDIRMFIETDDQAFAEYSVEAKVLSTGKTYRQTYAGRLVAENGKIKLLREALDTVAAAEAFSA from the coding sequence ATGAAAACCGCCCCGCAACTGCTGAACGACTACCTTGCTTCGATCCAGGACCCGCAAGCCGCCGGCGCCCTGTTCGCCGACGACGGCGTGCTGGAACTGCCGTACCTGAAATCGGCCCGCGCCCAGGGCCCGGAAGCGATCGCCGCCTTCATCGGCGGGCTGCTGAAGAACGTGCCGGACTTCCGCTTCCACGACATCCGGATGTTCATCGAGACCGACGACCAGGCATTTGCCGAGTACAGCGTGGAGGCGAAAGTGCTGTCGACCGGGAAGACCTACCGGCAGACCTATGCGGGGCGGCTGGTGGCCGAGAACGGCAAGATCAAGCTGCTGCGGGAAGCGCTCGATACGGTGGCGGCGGCCGAGGCGTTCAGCGCGTGA
- a CDS encoding helix-turn-helix domain-containing protein → MDINQIIAQRLRELRGARGLSLAVLAERSGVSRSNISLIERGESSATATVLDKLAAALAVPVASLFEKPADATSPVARAGDQPVWTDPGSGYVRRTLSPAMHSPIQLVEVSFPPGARVAYETSIRDIDIDRQMWMIEGTMEITLGDAHWVLTAGDCLVIRLDEPITYHNPTDQPARYLIAQVTQAHKAKAEK, encoded by the coding sequence ATGGATATCAATCAGATCATTGCCCAGCGTTTGCGCGAACTGCGCGGCGCCCGCGGCCTGTCGCTGGCCGTGCTGGCCGAACGCAGCGGCGTCAGCCGTTCCAACATCTCGCTGATCGAACGCGGCGAAAGCAGCGCCACCGCCACCGTGCTCGACAAGCTGGCCGCCGCCCTGGCCGTGCCGGTCGCCTCGCTGTTCGAGAAACCGGCCGATGCCACGTCGCCCGTCGCGCGCGCCGGCGACCAGCCGGTATGGACCGACCCGGGCTCGGGCTACGTGCGCCGTACCCTGTCGCCGGCCATGCATTCGCCGATCCAGCTGGTCGAGGTGAGCTTTCCGCCGGGCGCGCGGGTGGCCTATGAAACGTCGATACGCGACATCGACATCGACCGGCAGATGTGGATGATCGAGGGGACGATGGAAATCACGCTCGGCGACGCGCACTGGGTACTGACCGCCGGCGACTGCCTCGTCATACGGCTCGACGAGCCGATCACCTACCACAACCCCACCGACCAGCCGGCGCGCTACCTGATCGCGCAGGTCACGCAGGCGCACAAAGCCAAGGCGGAAAAATAG
- a CDS encoding aminotransferase class V-fold PLP-dependent enzyme yields the protein MPQQTAPIAPDDEHYWDSIRARYAPSPDFINLENGYFGLPAIPVQEAFRRYQEQVDRENSYFMRVRFPERLERVMAALAAFTGAGRDELLITRNAMESLNILIQGYPFAAGDVVLLARHDYDSVIDTFGMLAQRKALELATIDVPLDPTSDDAIVALYERAITQRTRLLLVTHVVHRTGQIMPVAKIAAMARGRGIDVIVDAAHSLAHIDYMVPELGTEFAAFNLHKWVGAPLGTGLLYIARNRIADIAPLFGDIGHAPGDMAKLGHFSAIPPAPILAVEDALRFHEAIGTRNKEARLRYLAGYWMDRVRGIEGVRLFTPRDACRHGALASFGIDGIPARTVAARLMDEHRIFTVVRGIGDEECVRVTPHLYTAPADLDALVAAIRALASR from the coding sequence TTGCCCCAGCAAACCGCCCCCATTGCCCCGGACGACGAACACTACTGGGACAGCATCCGCGCCCGGTACGCGCCATCGCCCGACTTCATCAACCTGGAAAACGGCTACTTCGGCCTGCCGGCCATCCCGGTGCAGGAAGCATTCCGGCGTTACCAGGAACAGGTGGATCGCGAGAATTCCTATTTCATGCGCGTGCGCTTTCCGGAGCGCCTGGAACGCGTGATGGCGGCGCTGGCCGCGTTTACCGGGGCCGGCCGCGACGAGCTGCTGATCACCCGCAATGCGATGGAGTCGCTGAACATCCTGATCCAGGGATATCCGTTCGCGGCGGGCGATGTGGTGCTGCTGGCGCGGCATGACTACGACAGCGTCATCGACACGTTCGGCATGCTCGCGCAACGCAAGGCACTAGAGCTGGCCACCATCGACGTGCCGCTCGACCCGACGAGCGACGATGCGATCGTGGCGTTATACGAGAGGGCAATCACGCAGCGCACGCGGCTCCTGCTCGTCACCCACGTGGTCCACCGCACCGGGCAGATCATGCCGGTGGCGAAGATCGCGGCGATGGCACGCGGTCGCGGGATCGATGTCATCGTCGATGCCGCGCATTCGCTGGCCCATATCGACTACATGGTGCCCGAACTGGGCACCGAGTTCGCGGCGTTCAACCTGCATAAATGGGTCGGCGCGCCGCTCGGCACGGGGCTGCTGTATATCGCCAGGAACCGCATCGCCGATATCGCCCCGCTGTTCGGCGACATTGGCCACGCGCCCGGCGACATGGCGAAGCTGGGGCACTTCAGCGCGATACCGCCGGCGCCGATCCTGGCGGTCGAGGATGCGCTGCGCTTCCATGAGGCGATCGGCACGCGCAACAAGGAAGCGCGGCTGCGCTACCTTGCCGGCTACTGGATGGACCGCGTGCGCGGGATCGAAGGGGTCCGCCTGTTTACGCCGCGCGATGCGTGCCGCCATGGCGCGCTGGCATCGTTCGGCATCGACGGCATCCCGGCGCGCACCGTGGCCGCACGCCTGATGGACGAACACCGCATCTTCACCGTGGTGCGCGGCATTGGCGACGAGGAATGCGTGCGCGTGACGCCGCACCTGTACACCGCGCCGGCGGACTTGGACGCGCTGGTGGCGGCGATCCGCGCGCTGGCAAGCCGGTGA
- a CDS encoding hybrid sensor histidine kinase/response regulator, whose product MNHALPEGDSLFDHAACGLVLTGADGVIVKINATACTWLGYDEAELVGKTRMRDLLPIGARLFYHTHCQPILEVRGSVAEIQVELVNRRKQRMPMLINIMRRRESGDCFDHWALFKAADRQAYERELLSARKAAEAALEARREAEAQLQELNEQLSAADRRKDEFLATLSHELRNPLAPMRSALDVMKFKLGNDGDPRLLQAFDRQLRHLTRLVDDLMEVSRITQGRMQLSRAPVELSALVRSAAQDLAAMMDKARHTLRIAVADAPVLVDGDATRLAQVVINLLTNAAKYTPDGGTIELHLACAAGMAEIRVRDNGIGIPAAALPTVFEMFSQLEPALERSKGGLGIGLALVRGIVALHGGTVDAASAGVGQGSQFTVRLPLSASVAPSVQAANAAAPAPPHARILVVDDNQDAAETLALALGMFGCETRMAHTAAEALRVAAAFHPEVALLDIGLPDMTGYELARRLRATPGGTGMTLIATTGWGQQKDRELAIDAGFDHHLTKPIELDVLRGMLPNAKAS is encoded by the coding sequence GTGAACCACGCGCTTCCGGAAGGCGACAGCCTGTTCGACCACGCCGCCTGCGGCCTGGTGCTCACCGGGGCCGACGGGGTGATCGTGAAGATCAACGCCACCGCCTGTACCTGGCTGGGATACGACGAAGCGGAGCTGGTCGGCAAGACGCGGATGCGCGACCTGCTGCCGATCGGCGCCCGCCTGTTCTACCACACGCATTGCCAGCCGATCCTGGAAGTGCGGGGATCGGTGGCGGAAATCCAGGTCGAGCTGGTCAACCGCCGGAAACAGCGGATGCCCATGCTGATCAATATCATGCGGCGCCGCGAATCCGGTGACTGCTTCGACCACTGGGCGCTGTTCAAGGCCGCCGATCGGCAGGCCTACGAGCGCGAACTGCTGTCCGCCCGCAAGGCGGCCGAAGCGGCGCTGGAAGCACGCCGCGAAGCCGAAGCCCAGCTACAGGAACTCAACGAACAACTGTCGGCCGCCGACCGGCGCAAGGACGAGTTCCTCGCCACGCTGTCGCATGAACTGCGCAATCCGCTGGCGCCGATGCGCAGCGCGCTCGATGTGATGAAGTTCAAGCTCGGCAACGATGGCGATCCCCGCCTGCTGCAGGCCTTCGACCGGCAGTTGCGCCACCTTACGCGGCTGGTCGACGACCTGATGGAGGTCTCGCGCATCACACAGGGGCGCATGCAACTGAGCCGGGCACCCGTCGAACTGTCCGCGCTGGTGCGCAGCGCCGCGCAGGATCTCGCCGCGATGATGGACAAGGCCCGCCATACCTTGCGCATCGCGGTGGCCGATGCCCCTGTGCTGGTGGACGGCGATGCGACCCGGCTGGCCCAGGTGGTCATCAACCTGCTCACCAACGCGGCAAAATACACGCCCGACGGCGGCACCATCGAGCTGCACCTGGCCTGCGCGGCCGGCATGGCGGAGATTCGCGTGCGCGACAACGGCATCGGCATCCCCGCTGCCGCGTTGCCCACCGTGTTCGAGATGTTCTCGCAACTGGAACCGGCGCTGGAACGGTCGAAGGGCGGCCTCGGCATCGGCCTCGCGCTCGTGCGCGGCATCGTGGCGCTGCATGGCGGCACGGTCGATGCCGCCAGCGCGGGTGTGGGCCAGGGCAGCCAGTTCACGGTGCGCCTGCCGCTGTCGGCCAGCGTCGCGCCATCCGTGCAAGCGGCCAACGCTGCCGCCCCCGCGCCGCCGCACGCGCGCATCCTGGTCGTGGACGACAACCAGGATGCGGCTGAAACGCTGGCGCTGGCACTGGGCATGTTCGGCTGCGAGACCCGTATGGCCCACACGGCTGCCGAAGCGCTGCGGGTCGCCGCGGCTTTCCATCCCGAGGTGGCGCTACTCGACATCGGCCTGCCGGACATGACCGGCTACGAACTGGCACGGCGGCTGCGCGCGACACCCGGCGGCACGGGCATGACGCTGATCGCCACCACCGGCTGGGGCCAGCAAAAGGACCGCGAGCTGGCCATCGACGCGGGGTTCGACCACCACCTGACCAAGCCCATCGAACTCGACGTCCTGCGGGGAATGCTGCCCAACGCAAAGGCGTCGTAG
- a CDS encoding alpha/beta fold hydrolase — protein MSVQSRNNVHVAGSGSATMVFAHGFGCDQTMWRFLAPAFAERFRTISFDLVGSGKSDVSAYDPDKYGTLHGYADDLLEILDEFATGPVVFVGHSVSTMIGMLATIKALERFTAQVMVGPSPCYINDGDYIGGFSRSDIDELLETMDANYLGWSSSMAPVIMGAPGRSELSEELTESFCRNDPKIAKHLARVTFLSDHRADVPHSTVPALILQCSDDLVAPLTVGDYLHRHLPNSTLHVIDNVGHCPHMSAPNESSRAIEAFLAHTLR, from the coding sequence ATGTCCGTACAGTCCCGAAACAATGTTCATGTCGCCGGCAGCGGGTCGGCCACCATGGTGTTCGCGCACGGCTTCGGCTGCGACCAGACCATGTGGCGCTTCCTTGCCCCTGCCTTTGCCGAACGCTTCCGCACGATCTCGTTCGATCTCGTCGGCAGCGGAAAATCCGACGTGTCCGCCTACGATCCGGACAAGTACGGCACGCTGCACGGCTATGCGGACGACCTGCTGGAAATCCTCGACGAGTTCGCCACCGGCCCGGTGGTCTTTGTCGGCCACTCGGTCAGCACGATGATCGGCATGCTGGCCACGATCAAGGCGCTGGAACGCTTCACGGCCCAGGTCATGGTGGGGCCTTCGCCCTGCTACATCAATGACGGCGACTATATCGGCGGTTTCAGCCGCAGCGACATCGACGAACTGCTCGAAACGATGGATGCCAATTACCTTGGCTGGTCGAGCAGCATGGCACCGGTCATCATGGGTGCGCCGGGGCGCTCCGAACTGAGCGAGGAACTGACCGAGAGCTTCTGCCGGAACGATCCCAAGATCGCCAAGCACCTCGCCCGCGTGACGTTCCTGTCCGACCACCGGGCCGACGTGCCGCATTCGACCGTGCCGGCGCTGATCCTGCAATGCAGTGACGACCTGGTGGCGCCGTTGACGGTGGGCGATTACCTGCACCGGCACCTGCCCAACAGCACCCTGCACGTGATCGACAACGTGGGCCATTGCCCGCACATGAGCGCACCCAACGAAAGTTCGCGCGCCATCGAAGCCTTCCTCGCGCACACCTTGCGCTGA
- a CDS encoding MBL fold metallo-hydrolase: MIFRQLFDPTSSTYTYLLADGGEALLIDPVYEQVPRDTALLQELGLKLLATLDTHVHADHVTGAWRLHQRCGSRIALAAAAGAALVDQPLRHGDRIAFGARHLGVRATPGHTNGCLTYVLDDESMAFTGDSLLIRGCGRTDFQQGSPRQLFTSVREQILSLPDGCLLYPAHDYRGITVTSVAEERRFNPRLGGEVDEGDFTGHMNNLNLPHPKLIAVAVPANMRSGQPEDGVLPPEVPGWAPLTLRFSGVWEIEPMALLEHGTKAQILDVREAPEFIDRLGHLPGARLVPLSQLQDHLGELDKERPVVAVCRSGVRSAQACVLLAKAGFGQVANLAGGMLRWKIEGMPVAAE; encoded by the coding sequence ATGATCTTTCGCCAGCTGTTCGATCCCACCTCGTCGACCTACACTTATCTGCTCGCCGATGGCGGCGAGGCACTGTTGATCGATCCCGTCTACGAGCAGGTACCGCGCGACACGGCGCTGCTGCAGGAACTGGGCCTGAAGCTGCTGGCCACGCTCGACACGCACGTGCATGCCGACCACGTGACCGGCGCCTGGCGCCTGCACCAGCGCTGCGGCAGCCGCATCGCGCTGGCGGCGGCGGCCGGCGCGGCGCTGGTCGACCAGCCGCTGCGGCATGGCGACCGCATCGCCTTCGGCGCGCGCCACCTCGGCGTGCGCGCCACGCCGGGCCACACGAACGGCTGCCTGACCTATGTGCTCGACGATGAAAGCATGGCCTTCACCGGCGACAGCCTGCTGATCCGCGGCTGCGGCCGCACCGACTTCCAGCAGGGCAGCCCGCGGCAGCTGTTCACCTCCGTGCGCGAGCAGATCCTCTCCCTGCCCGACGGCTGCCTGCTGTACCCGGCGCACGACTACCGCGGCATCACCGTCACCAGCGTGGCCGAGGAACGCCGCTTCAACCCGCGCCTGGGCGGCGAGGTGGACGAAGGCGATTTCACCGGCCACATGAACAACCTGAACCTGCCGCATCCGAAGCTGATCGCGGTGGCCGTTCCCGCCAACATGCGATCCGGCCAGCCGGAAGACGGCGTACTGCCGCCGGAAGTTCCCGGCTGGGCACCGCTGACGCTGCGCTTTTCCGGCGTGTGGGAAATCGAACCGATGGCGCTGCTCGAACATGGCACGAAGGCGCAGATCCTCGACGTGCGCGAAGCGCCGGAATTCATCGACAGGCTGGGGCACCTGCCCGGTGCGCGGCTGGTGCCGCTGTCGCAGCTGCAGGATCACCTCGGGGAACTGGACAAGGAGCGGCCGGTGGTGGCCGTGTGCCGCTCCGGGGTGCGGTCCGCGCAGGCTTGCGTGCTGCTTGCCAAGGCCGGCTTTGGCCAGGTGGCGAACCTGGCCGGCGGCATGCTGCGCTGGAAGATCGAGGGCATGCCGGTGGCGGCGGAGTAA
- a CDS encoding LacI family DNA-binding transcriptional regulator, with translation MATIKDVARLAGVGLGTASRAINGSGPVSPATLERVRKAIEELGFRPSHAARALLSGSSKMIGVYIPALSGTFYTPILQIIDTELRAAGLHMVVAFGVGLGDARRQAIEGIEFLIERGCDGLVVMTGALGEDDLAVAGGRLSRLVALNHRFATIPGQCFTVDHVLGGRLAARTLLDNGHRDIALLTGPMELEDSVARIDGFIAELAAAGIDTAAMWRREGDFSPASGWAAAQELAASGRTPTALFCANDEMAVGALSHFQEAGIRVPRDLSVLAYDDTPSAEYAAPRLTSVRMPWRQMTLNGLNALLNLCYDLKRPVERDFPVTVTVRASVANRAG, from the coding sequence GTGGCAACCATCAAAGACGTTGCCCGCCTGGCGGGCGTGGGTCTGGGCACCGCGTCGCGCGCGATCAATGGCAGCGGGCCCGTGTCGCCGGCCACGCTGGAGCGCGTGCGCAAGGCGATCGAGGAGCTGGGCTTTCGCCCGTCGCATGCGGCGCGCGCGCTGCTGTCGGGCTCGTCGAAGATGATCGGCGTGTATATCCCGGCCCTGTCCGGCACCTTCTACACGCCGATCCTGCAGATCATCGATACCGAACTGCGCGCGGCCGGCCTGCACATGGTGGTGGCGTTCGGCGTGGGCCTGGGCGATGCGCGGCGCCAGGCGATCGAGGGTATCGAGTTCCTGATCGAGCGCGGCTGCGACGGCCTGGTCGTGATGACGGGCGCACTGGGCGAAGACGATCTCGCCGTGGCCGGCGGCAGGCTGTCGCGCCTGGTGGCGCTGAACCATCGCTTTGCCACGATTCCCGGGCAGTGCTTCACCGTCGACCACGTGCTGGGCGGGCGCCTGGCCGCACGCACGCTGCTGGACAACGGCCACCGCGACATCGCGCTGCTGACCGGCCCGATGGAACTGGAGGACAGCGTGGCCCGCATCGACGGCTTCATTGCCGAACTGGCCGCGGCGGGCATCGACACCGCCGCCATGTGGCGCCGCGAAGGCGACTTCTCGCCGGCCAGCGGCTGGGCCGCCGCGCAGGAACTGGCTGCATCCGGCCGCACGCCCACCGCGCTGTTCTGCGCCAACGACGAAATGGCCGTGGGCGCGCTGTCGCACTTCCAGGAAGCGGGCATCCGCGTGCCGCGCGACCTGTCGGTGCTGGCCTATGACGACACGCCGAGCGCCGAGTATGCGGCGCCGCGCCTGACTTCCGTGCGCATGCCATGGCGGCAGATGACGCTGAACGGACTGAACGCGCTGCTCAACCTGTGCTACGACCTGAAGCGGCCGGTGGAGCGGGATTTTCCGGTGACGGTGACGGTACGGGCATCGGTGGCGAACCGGGCCGGATGA